A stretch of Myxococcus hansupus DNA encodes these proteins:
- the dacB gene encoding D-alanyl-D-alanine carboxypeptidase/D-alanyl-D-alanine endopeptidase: protein MRRVPSASLLLVASLALSGCFHAKKPEASATTLPALAHGLIETLEAEGALASAYVVDARTGEPLFKHREHMRLLPASTMKVVSTASVLSALGPDYRFQTPVALAGTLDGGLFLGDVLVDPTGDPSLGSWRFAETALACEQVADAMQARGIRQWRGHVRVQAAQDAEFPFGPGWAWDDAAYAYSAAPTAFVFRENVVDVLLSRQAGADCAQPPTIQVTPAFATLTAVVQVDLSAERPSLACVRQRGGPGVRCMWRSPADTCPRSAAVKLSVDEPEQLFSACVETALLKRGIPRLPLTLEAPSAPAPLVPSPLVTLSSPPLSELVKVTNKESLNLYAERLGLLFARQLTGSESYTALRGALTDELTRRGIPARDLRPVDGSGLSRYNLATARGLVGVIFTSLRERYGDALLDSLPVAGQDGTLATRPVTAETAGRIRAKTGTLSGQKCFVGVVDRPGDDEHPRVVFALMLGNMDDGTALPANVAFDRFTEALVTLPLR from the coding sequence ATGCGCCGCGTCCCGTCCGCTTCGCTGCTGCTCGTGGCCTCCCTGGCGCTCTCCGGCTGCTTCCACGCGAAGAAGCCCGAGGCCAGCGCCACCACCCTCCCCGCCCTGGCCCACGGCCTCATCGAGACGCTGGAGGCCGAGGGCGCCCTGGCGAGCGCCTATGTCGTGGACGCGCGCACCGGCGAGCCGCTCTTCAAGCACCGCGAGCACATGCGGCTGCTGCCCGCCTCCACGATGAAGGTCGTCTCCACCGCGTCGGTGCTCTCCGCCCTGGGGCCGGACTACCGCTTCCAGACACCGGTGGCCCTGGCCGGCACGCTGGACGGCGGCCTGTTCCTGGGGGACGTCCTGGTGGACCCGACGGGAGACCCGTCCCTGGGCTCCTGGCGCTTCGCGGAGACGGCGCTGGCCTGCGAGCAGGTCGCGGACGCCATGCAGGCCCGAGGCATCCGCCAGTGGCGCGGCCACGTGCGTGTGCAAGCCGCCCAGGACGCGGAGTTCCCCTTCGGCCCCGGCTGGGCCTGGGACGACGCCGCCTACGCCTACAGCGCCGCCCCCACCGCCTTCGTCTTCCGGGAGAACGTGGTGGACGTCCTGCTGTCGCGACAGGCCGGCGCGGACTGCGCCCAACCGCCCACGATTCAAGTGACCCCGGCCTTCGCGACCCTGACGGCGGTGGTCCAGGTGGACCTGAGCGCGGAGCGGCCGTCGCTGGCATGCGTGCGCCAGCGCGGCGGCCCGGGCGTGCGCTGCATGTGGCGCTCCCCCGCGGACACGTGCCCCCGCAGCGCCGCCGTCAAGCTGTCGGTGGATGAGCCCGAGCAGCTCTTCTCCGCCTGCGTCGAGACCGCCCTGCTCAAGCGCGGCATCCCCCGGCTGCCGCTGACGCTGGAGGCGCCCTCCGCCCCCGCGCCCCTGGTGCCCTCGCCGCTCGTCACGCTGAGCAGCCCGCCCCTGTCGGAGCTGGTGAAGGTGACGAACAAGGAGTCCCTCAACCTGTACGCGGAGCGGCTGGGGTTGCTCTTCGCGCGCCAGCTCACGGGCTCGGAGAGCTACACCGCCCTGCGCGGCGCGTTGACGGACGAGCTCACGCGCCGGGGCATTCCCGCACGTGACTTGCGCCCGGTCGATGGCAGCGGCCTGTCCCGCTACAACCTGGCCACCGCGCGCGGCCTGGTGGGCGTCATCTTCACCAGCCTCCGCGAGCGTTACGGAGACGCCCTGCTGGACAGCCTGCCCGTGGCCGGCCAGGACGGCACCCTGGCCACCCGGCCCGTCACCGCCGAGACGGCGGGCCGCATCCGCGCGAAGACGGGCACCCTCTCCGGTCAGAAATGCTTCGTGGGCGTGGTGGACCGGCCCGGCGACGACGAGCACCCTCGCGTCGTGTTCGCGTTGATGCTGGGCAACATGGATGACGGCACCGCCCTGCCCGCCAACGTGGCGTTCGACCGGTTCACGGAGGCGCTGGTCACACTGCCGCTGCGCTGA
- a CDS encoding prolyl oligopeptidase family serine peptidase yields the protein MKLKTALTAAVLSLPLVAPAAPAPVAAKTAPHKGAAKVPATAKQETVNTYHGTEVKDPYQWLEASSDANVKQWNDAQNAYTRALLDKLPGREAIRQRVSEILGHKSPGYGALHEAGGTLFAMKSQPPKQQSFLVVLGSVNDPSKERVLLDPMVVDPSGHTTIDWFVPTLDGKKIAISLSKNGTESGDVTVYDVATGKPLPNEVVPRVNGGTAGGSLAWTADGKGFFYTRYPRGTERPEADQDFFQQVYFHQLGTPTEKDTYVLGKDFPRIAMSNLDTSHDGQHISAVVANGDGGEYMLYLRDPAGKWTQVSKFEDKVIRARFGHDGALYLLSRKDAPRGKVLRLPLATPTLAKATVLVPEGEASIQGLFPTKSRLYVNEQLGGPSQLRIVDLKGQALGLVPTLPVSSVGGLVSQGDDDLLFVNTSFTQPMAWYRYSAKDHSVEKTPLARTSPLDLSDVEVVRQFATSKDGTKVPVSILKKKSTKLNGTNPALLTGYGGFNISISPNFNALAGFWLEQGGVFAVANLRGGSEYGEQWHAQGSLTQKQNVFDDFYAVAKLLVDQKYTQPKKLAIQGGSNGGLLMGAAVTQHPEMYGAVVARVGLYDMLRVELTPNGQFNITEYGSVKDPEQFKALHAYSPLHNVKDGAKYPSVLFTSGANDPRVDPFHSRKMVARMQEATKAPNPILLRANAETGHGAGTPLNARIEEEVDVYSFVFNALGMKYLPPAKKVAAPKPQ from the coding sequence ATGAAGCTGAAGACCGCATTGACGGCGGCGGTGCTGAGCCTGCCGTTGGTTGCGCCGGCTGCCCCTGCTCCCGTCGCCGCCAAGACGGCCCCTCACAAGGGCGCCGCGAAGGTCCCCGCGACGGCGAAGCAGGAGACGGTGAACACCTATCACGGCACCGAGGTGAAGGACCCGTACCAGTGGCTGGAGGCCTCCTCCGACGCGAACGTGAAGCAGTGGAACGACGCCCAGAACGCGTACACGCGGGCCCTCCTGGACAAGCTCCCCGGGCGCGAGGCCATCCGTCAGCGCGTCTCCGAAATCCTCGGCCACAAGTCCCCGGGCTATGGGGCGCTGCACGAGGCGGGCGGCACCTTGTTCGCCATGAAGTCGCAGCCGCCCAAGCAGCAGTCCTTCCTGGTCGTGCTCGGCTCGGTGAATGACCCGTCGAAGGAGCGCGTGCTGCTGGACCCCATGGTGGTGGACCCGTCGGGACACACCACCATCGACTGGTTCGTGCCCACGCTGGACGGAAAGAAGATCGCCATCTCCCTGTCGAAGAACGGCACGGAGAGCGGTGACGTCACCGTCTACGACGTGGCCACCGGCAAGCCGCTGCCCAACGAGGTGGTGCCCCGGGTGAACGGCGGCACCGCGGGTGGCAGCCTGGCGTGGACCGCGGACGGCAAGGGCTTCTTCTACACGCGCTATCCGCGTGGCACCGAGCGCCCGGAGGCGGACCAGGACTTCTTCCAGCAGGTGTACTTCCACCAGCTCGGCACGCCCACGGAGAAGGACACGTATGTCCTGGGCAAGGACTTCCCGCGCATCGCGATGTCGAACCTGGACACGTCACACGACGGCCAGCACATCTCCGCGGTCGTGGCCAACGGCGACGGCGGCGAGTACATGCTGTACCTGCGCGACCCGGCCGGGAAGTGGACGCAGGTGTCGAAGTTCGAGGACAAGGTCATCCGCGCCCGCTTCGGTCATGACGGCGCGCTGTACCTGCTCAGCCGCAAGGACGCGCCGCGCGGCAAGGTGCTGCGCCTGCCGCTGGCCACGCCCACGCTGGCCAAGGCGACGGTGCTGGTGCCGGAGGGCGAGGCCAGCATCCAGGGCCTCTTCCCCACCAAGTCGCGGCTCTACGTGAACGAGCAGCTCGGGGGACCGTCCCAGCTCCGCATCGTGGACCTGAAGGGTCAGGCGCTGGGCCTGGTGCCCACCCTGCCCGTCTCCTCCGTGGGCGGACTGGTGAGCCAGGGCGATGACGACCTGCTCTTCGTCAACACCAGCTTCACCCAGCCGATGGCCTGGTACCGGTACTCGGCGAAGGACCACTCGGTGGAGAAGACGCCGCTGGCCCGCACGTCGCCGCTGGACTTGAGCGACGTGGAGGTGGTGCGGCAGTTCGCCACGTCCAAGGACGGCACGAAGGTGCCGGTGAGCATCCTCAAGAAGAAGAGCACCAAGCTCAACGGCACCAACCCCGCGCTGCTGACGGGCTACGGCGGCTTCAACATCTCCATCTCCCCGAACTTCAACGCGCTGGCGGGCTTCTGGCTGGAGCAAGGCGGCGTGTTCGCCGTGGCCAACCTGCGCGGCGGCTCGGAGTACGGCGAGCAGTGGCACGCCCAGGGCTCACTCACCCAGAAGCAGAACGTCTTCGACGACTTCTACGCCGTCGCGAAGCTGCTGGTGGACCAGAAGTACACGCAGCCCAAGAAGCTGGCCATCCAGGGTGGCAGCAACGGCGGCCTGCTGATGGGCGCGGCCGTCACCCAGCACCCGGAGATGTATGGCGCCGTCGTGGCCCGCGTGGGCCTCTACGACATGCTCCGAGTGGAGCTCACGCCCAACGGCCAGTTCAACATCACCGAGTACGGCTCGGTGAAGGACCCGGAGCAGTTCAAGGCGCTGCACGCGTACTCTCCGCTCCACAACGTGAAGGACGGCGCGAAGTACCCCTCCGTGCTCTTCACCTCCGGCGCGAATGACCCGCGCGTGGACCCGTTCCACTCGCGGAAGATGGTGGCCCGGATGCAGGAGGCGACGAAGGCTCCGAACCCCATCCTGCTGCGCGCCAACGCGGAGACGGGCCACGGCGCCGGCACGCCGCTGAACGCGCGCATCGAGGAAGAGGTGGACGTGTACTCGTTCGTGTTCAACGCCCTGGGCATGAAGTACCTGCCGCCGGCGAAGAAGGTCGCGGCGCCCAAGCCGCAGTAG
- a CDS encoding winged helix DNA-binding domain-containing protein yields the protein MPDTPLTRRALNRATLARQMLLSREQVPVLAAVERLLALQAQQARPPFMGLWSRLVGFDREALHALLQRRDVVRATLMRGTLHLASAKDYLHLRSTFAPMLEASVASVLRERAKGLDIPPLVREGRAFFEEAPRTFEALRDHLVARHPETDERAMGFAVRMFLPLIQVPTDTEWGYPGTTDFAVAESWLGATLKAEADLPTLVQRYLAAFGPASVSDAQTWSGLKGLKPVFEALRPTLRTFRDENGRELFDVPTAPRPDEDTPAPARFLPDFDSLVLGHDDRARLVDEAYRSKLVTKNLRVPATFLVDGFVAGTWTVERKRAVATLVTEPFVPLKKKKDRDALVKEGEALLRFVEPDARAFEVLGL from the coding sequence ATGCCCGACACCCCGTTGACCCGCAGAGCCCTCAACCGCGCGACGCTGGCCCGGCAGATGTTGCTTTCGCGTGAGCAGGTCCCCGTGCTCGCGGCGGTGGAGCGGCTCCTGGCGCTTCAAGCCCAGCAGGCCAGGCCGCCCTTCATGGGACTGTGGTCACGGCTCGTCGGCTTTGACCGGGAGGCCCTCCACGCCTTGCTCCAGCGCCGGGACGTGGTGCGGGCCACGTTGATGCGCGGCACCCTGCACCTCGCCAGCGCGAAGGACTATCTGCACCTGCGGTCCACCTTCGCGCCGATGCTCGAAGCGTCGGTGGCCTCGGTGTTGCGCGAGCGGGCGAAGGGCCTGGACATCCCGCCGCTGGTTCGGGAGGGACGCGCCTTCTTCGAGGAGGCACCGCGGACCTTCGAGGCGCTGCGGGACCACCTGGTGGCCCGACACCCCGAGACGGACGAGCGCGCGATGGGCTTCGCGGTGCGGATGTTCCTGCCGCTCATCCAGGTCCCCACGGACACGGAATGGGGCTATCCCGGCACCACGGACTTCGCGGTCGCGGAGTCATGGTTGGGGGCCACGTTGAAGGCGGAGGCGGACCTGCCCACGCTCGTCCAGCGCTACCTCGCGGCGTTCGGCCCGGCGTCGGTGAGTGATGCCCAGACGTGGTCCGGACTCAAGGGCTTGAAGCCCGTCTTCGAAGCGCTCCGTCCCACGCTGCGCACGTTCCGCGACGAGAACGGCCGTGAGCTCTTCGACGTGCCCACGGCCCCTCGACCGGATGAGGACACGCCCGCGCCCGCGCGCTTCCTGCCGGACTTCGACAGCCTGGTGCTCGGGCATGACGACCGGGCCCGGTTGGTGGACGAGGCGTACCGCTCCAAGCTCGTCACGAAGAACCTGCGAGTCCCCGCCACGTTCCTGGTGGATGGCTTTGTCGCGGGGACGTGGACCGTGGAGCGCAAGCGCGCGGTGGCCACGCTCGTCACCGAGCCCTTCGTGCCGCTCAAGAAGAAGAAGGACCGTGATGCCCTGGTGAAGGAAGGGGAGGCCCTCCTGCGCTTCGTCGAGCCCGACGCCCGCGCGTTCGAGGTGCTCGGCCTCTGA
- a CDS encoding D-TA family PLP-dependent enzyme translates to MRPMDVSWLEMIATPAALVDLDRVDANLQRVARYTQQHGLRWRPHTKTHKTPEFARRQLEAGAHGVTVATVREAEVMAEVCDDVLLAYPAVGEERLGRLMNLPSRVRLTVALDSVEALHHLGRHARTAQRTVGVLVELEMGMRRVGVATPEDALSIARAAASTPGIEYRGVTFYAGHLRAPGGALGSEMRAQSERLALFVDTLSREGLRPDIVSGGSTPTLWRSHEVTGLTEIRPGINIFNDRNSVSAGACAWDACAYSVLSTVVSTSVPGQAVIDAGSKALAKEEGFDPSGGYGALLDRPEVRVQGLSEEHGLLDLSRTDWRPRVGELVRVVPNHVCASVNLHERLYLVRQGHYVAAHAITARGW, encoded by the coding sequence ATGCGTCCCATGGACGTGAGCTGGCTGGAGATGATCGCGACCCCCGCGGCGCTGGTGGACCTGGACCGCGTGGACGCCAACCTGCAACGCGTGGCCCGCTACACCCAGCAGCACGGGCTGCGGTGGCGCCCTCACACGAAGACCCACAAGACGCCCGAGTTCGCCAGACGCCAGCTCGAAGCGGGGGCCCACGGCGTCACCGTGGCCACGGTCCGCGAAGCCGAGGTCATGGCCGAGGTCTGCGACGACGTGCTGCTGGCCTACCCCGCCGTAGGCGAGGAGCGGCTCGGCCGGCTGATGAACCTGCCTTCGCGGGTGCGGCTCACCGTGGCGTTGGACTCTGTCGAAGCGCTGCACCACCTGGGCCGCCACGCGCGGACCGCGCAGCGCACGGTGGGCGTCCTCGTGGAATTGGAGATGGGCATGCGCCGCGTGGGCGTGGCCACGCCCGAGGACGCCCTCTCGATCGCCCGCGCGGCGGCGTCCACACCCGGCATCGAGTACCGGGGTGTCACCTTCTACGCGGGCCATCTTCGCGCCCCGGGCGGAGCGCTGGGCTCCGAGATGCGCGCCCAGTCCGAGCGCCTGGCCCTGTTCGTGGACACCCTGTCCCGCGAGGGGCTCCGGCCCGACATCGTCAGCGGCGGCTCCACACCCACGCTGTGGCGCTCACACGAGGTCACAGGACTCACGGAGATTCGCCCGGGCATCAACATCTTCAACGACCGCAACTCCGTGTCGGCGGGCGCCTGTGCGTGGGACGCGTGCGCCTACTCCGTGCTGTCCACGGTGGTCAGCACGTCGGTGCCCGGCCAGGCCGTCATCGACGCGGGCTCCAAGGCGCTCGCGAAGGAGGAAGGGTTCGACCCGTCGGGTGGGTACGGTGCCCTGCTCGACAGGCCGGAGGTGCGGGTGCAGGGCCTGTCCGAGGAACACGGGCTGTTGGACCTGTCCCGCACGGACTGGCGCCCGCGCGTGGGCGAACTCGTGCGCGTGGTGCCCAACCACGTCTGTGCCTCCGTGAACCTCCACGAACGTCTGTACCTGGTGCGGCAGGGCCACTACGTCGCCGCCCACGCCATCACCGCTCGCGGCTGGTGA
- a CDS encoding styrene monooxygenase/indole monooxygenase family protein, whose protein sequence is MERIAIVGAGTAGLHLGLKLLSHGVPVTIYTEQEPSRLRGSRLLNTVAHHAPTRMRERVLGVDHWSGPNADMHYIGIHVNGGPHPFSLRGRVDSPSIFVDYRQYQPRLAEDFVARGGRLEVLPVDLDVLERLSGQHALVVVATGKNGLTRLFPRVPELSPHTQPPRMLFAALLKGLRMQEPIGMNANLIPGQGEIFESQVVTEGGRVPSVLIEALPGSELSRLSTQRYDEDPRAFEALLMDMLRRFAPTTYERVDPANFGVRGPLDYLQGSFTPVVRRGWAQLASGRFALAVGDTHVTNDPVAGQGANAGSASAFALAENIVTALAEQRPFDEAFCREAEASSWAATAPATHWTNALLQPPPPHVIELLAAGSKDVRVADAIATAFVTPELILSACACPESTAAFIARYRPAAREAAPPVSPLAWHPPPEETPVHVSLTR, encoded by the coding sequence ATGGAGCGCATCGCAATCGTTGGCGCTGGCACTGCAGGACTTCACCTGGGCCTGAAACTGCTGTCCCACGGTGTCCCCGTGACGATCTACACGGAGCAGGAGCCGAGCCGGCTCAGGGGTTCCCGTCTGCTCAACACCGTGGCGCACCATGCCCCCACGCGCATGCGTGAGCGCGTGTTGGGCGTGGACCACTGGAGTGGCCCCAACGCGGACATGCACTACATCGGCATCCATGTGAATGGCGGTCCCCACCCGTTCAGCCTCCGGGGACGCGTGGACTCGCCTTCCATCTTCGTGGATTACCGTCAGTACCAGCCGCGCCTCGCGGAGGACTTCGTCGCGCGCGGCGGCAGGCTGGAGGTGCTCCCGGTGGACCTGGACGTGCTGGAGCGCCTGTCGGGGCAACACGCGCTGGTGGTGGTGGCCACCGGCAAGAATGGCCTGACGCGCCTGTTCCCCCGCGTGCCCGAGCTGTCGCCGCACACGCAGCCGCCGCGCATGTTGTTCGCCGCGCTGCTCAAGGGCCTGCGCATGCAGGAGCCCATTGGCATGAACGCGAACCTGATTCCGGGCCAGGGCGAAATCTTCGAGTCGCAGGTCGTCACCGAGGGCGGCCGGGTGCCCAGCGTGCTCATCGAGGCCCTTCCAGGAAGCGAGCTGTCGCGGCTGAGCACGCAGCGCTACGACGAGGACCCGCGCGCCTTCGAGGCGCTGCTGATGGACATGCTGCGGCGCTTCGCGCCCACGACGTACGAGCGCGTGGACCCGGCGAACTTCGGCGTGCGCGGGCCGCTCGACTACCTCCAGGGTTCCTTCACGCCGGTGGTGCGCCGGGGCTGGGCGCAACTCGCGAGCGGCCGCTTCGCCCTGGCGGTGGGCGACACGCACGTGACGAACGACCCCGTCGCGGGCCAGGGCGCCAACGCGGGCTCCGCGTCCGCCTTCGCGCTGGCGGAGAACATCGTCACCGCGCTGGCCGAGCAGCGGCCCTTTGACGAAGCGTTCTGTCGCGAGGCCGAGGCGAGCTCGTGGGCCGCCACCGCGCCGGCGACGCATTGGACCAACGCCCTGCTCCAGCCGCCGCCTCCGCACGTCATCGAGCTGCTGGCCGCCGGCAGCAAGGACGTCCGCGTTGCCGATGCCATCGCCACCGCCTTCGTGACGCCGGAGCTCATCCTCTCCGCATGTGCCTGCCCGGAGAGCACCGCGGCGTTCATCGCGCGCTACCGCCCCGCCGCCCGCGAGGCGGCCCCGCCCGTCAGCCCGCTCGCGTGGCATCCGCCGCCCGAGGAGACCCCGGTCCACGTGTCACTGACGCGCTGA
- a CDS encoding ketopantoate reductase family protein, which translates to MRFAIVGSGGVGGFFGARLVRAGHDVTFLARGAHLRAMRERGLTLRTPEEDFTVPVKAEEDVQRFGPVDVVFLAVKNYDVASVLPVVKTLLAPREGSARGEAPPWVVTLQNGVDSPAEVAAVVGEAAVMGGTTYISAAISEPGVITQTGTNHRMVLGEVFGDLSRVSARAQALRDVLDGAGLHVEAVADARGALWDKLSFLGCMSGFATAARRPVGALRDSQAFRDAFKQATLEVLQVAAAEGVTTTRTPDSLVQYMDGLPANMRPSMLVDLENGKPLEVEYLQGAVVRRGQARGVPTPVMSTLYALLLPHAQGERKG; encoded by the coding sequence ATGCGATTCGCCATCGTGGGTTCTGGAGGCGTCGGTGGGTTCTTCGGCGCGAGACTGGTCCGGGCCGGTCATGACGTGACGTTCCTCGCTCGCGGCGCGCACCTGCGCGCCATGCGGGAGCGCGGGTTGACGCTCCGCACGCCGGAGGAGGACTTCACCGTGCCCGTCAAGGCGGAGGAGGACGTCCAGCGCTTCGGCCCCGTGGACGTCGTCTTCCTCGCGGTGAAGAACTACGACGTGGCCTCCGTGCTGCCCGTCGTGAAGACGTTGCTGGCGCCCCGGGAAGGCTCCGCCCGCGGCGAGGCACCTCCCTGGGTGGTGACCTTGCAGAACGGCGTGGACAGTCCCGCCGAAGTGGCCGCCGTCGTCGGAGAAGCCGCCGTCATGGGCGGCACCACGTACATCTCCGCCGCCATCAGCGAGCCCGGCGTCATCACCCAGACGGGCACGAACCACCGCATGGTGCTGGGCGAGGTCTTTGGCGATTTGTCCCGTGTCTCGGCCCGGGCCCAGGCCCTGCGAGACGTGCTGGACGGCGCGGGCCTCCACGTCGAGGCCGTGGCGGACGCGCGGGGCGCGCTCTGGGACAAGCTGTCATTCCTGGGCTGCATGTCCGGCTTCGCCACCGCGGCCCGGCGCCCCGTGGGTGCCCTTCGGGACAGTCAGGCGTTTCGCGACGCCTTCAAACAGGCCACCCTCGAGGTGCTCCAGGTCGCCGCCGCCGAGGGCGTCACGACGACGCGGACCCCGGACTCCCTGGTGCAGTACATGGACGGCCTGCCAGCCAACATGCGCCCGTCCATGCTCGTCGACCTGGAGAACGGCAAGCCGCTGGAGGTCGAATACCTCCAGGGCGCGGTGGTGCGCCGGGGCCAGGCGCGCGGCGTCCCCACGCCGGTGATGAGCACGCTCTACGCCCTGCTCCTGCCGCACGCCCAGGGCGAACGGAAGGGCTGA
- a CDS encoding MbtH family protein produces the protein MADEREDTTVYKVVLNHEEQYSIWPADRENALGWKDAGKQGSKAECLEYIKEVWTDMRPLSLRKKMEELKQ, from the coding sequence ATGGCGGATGAGCGCGAGGACACGACTGTCTACAAGGTCGTGCTGAACCACGAGGAGCAGTACTCCATCTGGCCTGCCGACCGCGAGAACGCGCTCGGCTGGAAGGATGCGGGCAAGCAGGGCTCGAAGGCCGAGTGCCTGGAGTACATCAAGGAGGTCTGGACGGACATGCGTCCGCTGAGCCTCCGCAAGAAGATGGAAGAGCTGAAGCAGTAG
- the fruA gene encoding response regulator transcription factor FruA, whose translation MATNQAAIRVSILEGPWAAWQGLADGLRGEGVQISSVTRDVRLFLDSLGTDPPQVAVMDVEGDSEAAVGCSVTEGINLLREARKRRLEVRMLLLSAVSTPEIISQCFDEGASGYLFRAGLGTTAVASAINSLVRGERLFPVQLLRNDFEHPPVTSPTASVLLALTQREREVLAYVAGGADNLKIAAHLQIAERTVKSHVTQLYRKLGAENRTQLALRACHLGVRPPPDL comes from the coding sequence ATGGCAACCAATCAAGCAGCGATTCGTGTATCGATTCTCGAAGGACCGTGGGCGGCCTGGCAGGGCCTCGCTGACGGGCTCCGAGGTGAAGGCGTCCAGATCTCCTCGGTGACGAGGGATGTGCGCCTGTTCCTCGACAGCCTGGGAACGGACCCGCCGCAGGTCGCGGTGATGGATGTGGAAGGCGACAGCGAAGCGGCCGTGGGCTGCTCCGTCACCGAGGGCATCAACCTCTTGCGGGAAGCCCGCAAGCGGCGGCTCGAGGTGCGGATGCTGTTGCTCTCCGCGGTGAGCACGCCGGAGATCATCTCGCAGTGCTTCGACGAGGGTGCGTCGGGCTACCTGTTCCGTGCGGGGTTGGGAACGACGGCGGTTGCGTCCGCCATCAACTCCCTGGTCCGTGGCGAGCGGTTGTTCCCGGTGCAGCTCTTGCGGAACGACTTCGAGCATCCGCCGGTGACGTCGCCCACCGCGAGCGTGCTGCTGGCGCTCACGCAGCGCGAGCGTGAGGTGCTGGCGTACGTGGCGGGCGGCGCGGACAATTTGAAGATCGCCGCGCACCTGCAGATCGCCGAGCGCACGGTGAAGTCTCACGTCACGCAGCTCTACCGGAAGCTGGGCGCGGAGAACCGCACGCAGCTTGCGTTGAGGGCGTGCCACCTGGGCGTCCGGCCTCCGCCGGACCTCTAG
- a CDS encoding RDD family protein codes for MRSAPTPHLDVATPERVALTLPVAGIGYRCLAWLVDASLLFFFWLIAYFVFTLLVSDVLGVFQGLSGVAQTLMVVGVFATQWLYWTVSEVLFHGQTVGKRALGIRVVRWDGSPVGVYESAVRNLCRAVDFLPMLYAAACVSMLLTRQHRRLGDLLAGTLLVREERIDLDKYTAAPEAAAPVTSAEGARTLTPEDVELVLSFLSRAPGLAPDVRQRLGARLVERVGPPDAASLAAVLASAESTEAFLRARVQGAR; via the coding sequence ATGCGCTCTGCTCCGACACCCCATCTCGACGTCGCCACCCCCGAGCGTGTGGCGCTCACCCTCCCCGTCGCGGGCATTGGCTACCGGTGTCTCGCGTGGCTGGTGGACGCGAGCCTGTTGTTCTTCTTCTGGCTCATCGCGTACTTCGTCTTCACCCTGCTGGTGTCGGACGTGCTCGGCGTCTTCCAGGGGCTGTCGGGCGTGGCGCAGACCTTGATGGTGGTGGGCGTCTTCGCCACGCAGTGGCTGTACTGGACGGTGAGCGAGGTCCTCTTCCACGGACAGACGGTGGGCAAGCGGGCGCTCGGCATCCGCGTGGTGCGGTGGGATGGCTCACCGGTGGGCGTGTACGAGAGCGCGGTCCGCAACCTGTGCCGCGCGGTGGACTTCCTGCCCATGCTGTACGCCGCGGCCTGCGTGAGCATGCTGCTGACCCGCCAGCACCGGCGGCTCGGGGATTTGCTCGCTGGCACGCTGCTGGTGCGCGAGGAGCGCATCGACCTGGACAAGTACACCGCCGCGCCAGAAGCGGCGGCGCCGGTGACGTCGGCCGAGGGCGCGCGGACGCTCACGCCGGAGGACGTGGAGCTGGTGTTGTCCTTCCTGTCGCGGGCGCCCGGGCTGGCGCCGGACGTGCGGCAGCGGCTGGGCGCGCGGCTGGTGGAGCGCGTGGGCCCACCGGACGCGGCGTCGCTCGCCGCGGTGCTGGCCTCGGCGGAGAGCACCGAGGCCTTCCTGCGCGCCCGCGTTCAAGGAGCGCGCTGA